The sequence tctcttaagtccaaaatcttcctgttaaccatctgaattcaccccgaagcccccgggacatcaactaaaagcaccaacatgacccaataccttattcaaacttgttccaatcatcaaaacacctcaaacaacatcaaattacccaaaactcatcgaattcaggCCTAATTTTTGAGAAATCATTCGAaatatgttttcgatcaaaacctaaccaaaccacgtccgaataacatgaaattttgcacacacctcccaaatgacataatgaagctatagcaactctcaaaattccattccgacccctagatcaaaatctcaccttcCAACCAGagatcgccaaaatactaactttgtcaattcaagcctaattatacaccgtacctccaaaaccaattccgatcacactcccaagtcataaatcaccttccgaaactaactgaaccatcggaactcacatctgagccctctaacacataagtcaatatccagttgacttttccaacttaaaccttcttgaaagggactaagtgtctcatttcttaccaaatccactccgaacATAAACTACCCAACTCGCTCATATAAAAcacagataacgaagcataaaaaagcagaaatgggggaaacagagcggaaactcatgagacaactggtcgAGTTATCACAGGAGGTCTATATATGTTGTGTTTGCACATGTGTTGAGACAAGGTGGGATAACTAATATGcgtgtgtggcgagacaagggggcattactttattattgcatacGCGGCGAGACAAGGaggctatgtcggggatgatttATGATGGCCTTGGGGCATTGTCATTGATAATATTTGTGTGGTGGTGACCTTCTTGTATGAGTAATACATATTACGggtgttgttgtgttgtttctaATGTACCATTCAGTGTCTCtgatcttacttgttgacttgagctGTGGTAGTCCattcgcacaagcatacactgtAATTTGTCACTTATATCAGTCCAAGAGTATGAACCTTGATGTTCATTGATCattacatgtattcttgtatatctgcCTTCTTTGCGTGAGTggtactattggcacgtgagttgtctatgtagatatgagatattgttactattagcacatgagttgtccgtgcagatatgaggtattaatggtattggcaTGTGAGTCATTCGTGCAGCACTTAAGTTATCCGTGTGGTTGTGATcggtaatgtgggcacaaggtgccaagtgattagggttcgtgaTTTGGGACCCGTAATTTGTGATTATGAGCAGTGGTACCTCAAGATAATTCTTATATAAACCTTGTGCGAGAGATATTTATTATTAGGTTGTTACTTATTTTTCCTTACTTGGTTTTACTGGACTTTAACTGTATTTTGCCTACTTTATGGCGTTATTACATGTTTGCTCCTTGTTGTTAATTGTTGTTTCTAGTTTTCATTTGCAAGTATTGTATTGTTATTCTGACCTTGTTTAGATTTATAGTGATATTGTTCCCTATTAGTTTTATattcatacttgtacaggttgttatgtctagtaggtgtcttgactattccttgtcactactctaccgaggttagtcttgatacttactaggcaacGCTCTGGTATACTCATgttacacttgctgcacatttttgcgCAAATTCAGGTATCTCAGAGTGTGTTGGCCATTAGATGGTTGATCGAGTATCGcggtggagacttcaaggtatacatgtcgTCGTGTTCGCAGTCCTCGAAGTCACCTTCCGAAATTTTACTTTGTACTGCTATTTCTATTTCAAATAGTGATGttctcacgacccaaaccaatgggtcgcgacgggcacccggttccttactcaactgagtaccaacataacgtatctttttatgtcatactatcataaataactgagccggaaaggctgccgtgaaataggtacaatacaacaggtaatgccaacttatccataagacatatgggcctctaagacaaaaataaccacttgaacactaaatataggccgacaaggccatacgatCTTTTACGTACaggacatctatctacaagcctctaagaatacataattttcataaaggtcaggacagagtcccgccataccaaacaatacacatctaactcataccaaccaaacaagcaactccgaagcaaatggagcgcacaaacatctttcgctgagctgatagcctacttggagggcacAAACATCTTTCgctgacctgtctatcgggacctgcgggcatgaaacgccgcatccccaggcaaaaagggacatcagtacgaataatgtactgagtatgtaaggcacataaataagtatataacagACATAGAGGAAATATAGAGTCAATGACTCCACTTGTAAGTttggataactttgtaaatcatgaaataattatagtatcatgcatatgcatatgagtatcatgtcgtgcataggtacatatttcataacatcattagcctctgagggcgtcccatcatatcatctcagtcactgtgggcaaaatcatcaacgtataccagctgatcaggtggtggtacgtatataatgccataactttttccatatcccatatatatatatatatatatatatatatatatatatatatatatatatatatatatatatatatatatgcgtatataacgtcatctggtcatgggtcaatgtacatgaaagcaatgcatgaaaagtacgttaataaaatctttcggaatgtcatacgaccattttgcctttgagtaatatcataaagtaaactcttattaacttttgtatttttctgagacccatgaacagatgatagaatattatgacacatggaaattcaagaacatagatatctctaatacttctatgaatagagtcatttatcgaatttgtgcatttgcttgtttcgtttgtgtcgtatagatcatgccaaaaagaaagaagggatagccttaccatacctggagtagaaaaaaatctgtatgatgttcttggaaaaaggttgcaccatactccgttagaatcgcaaaatttttACGTTGCTAAAGTTCTAATAATTCTTGTTGGTTTGGTTGAAGAATCACGTTGCTTAGTGTAATATTTGAAATCTGATTCAAGtgattgaaaatgaaaagttgaaaACTCCTAAGAATGGCCAACATTTCCTCCACTTCTAATTGTAGTGTTTGAGAATGAGATTTATTGAAAGCTTATATGAATTCACTTCTGATGGTAGAGTCTTTGGTATGGAAATGTTAAAATCTCATTGTAGTATCTTGAGAATGAATTTGTTGAAATTCGCCAGAATAACTAATATCCCCACTTGTCATTGTAGTATCTTTGTATGGAAATTCTTGAATTAAAATGCCTTGTATTTGGCATattaggttgccacctaataagaatgactaagagtcattcttttagaatgtggcttgctgccacgtggggatgGGGTGGGAAAagttaatctttatccacttattaggtaatgtctcgttacccggtaattaatcaattacccgcataattaaatattatatcaaCTTACTTAAAATGCTACTCTCTTtaaacataccttgtacaccttatggtcatgtagtaccttatataacactagtccataaatactgggtattttagctcgggccaaattttaccccaaaatgctaaactttgacgaaaattcattttctttgacttgtttcccctttcaccttcacgaatttactcatcacttgtgaaatagcataatccttataatttccaaataatcttttacttggactgatgtcaattaccttacgacaaattcaacatacaatactacagggtgcaacatcgtcgtaacttaatattacgaagcgtaacatcaccgtaatgtaatactgcagagTGCAACATTGTCAtaacttaatactgtgaagcATAACGTCATCGCAATGTAATattgcaaggcgtaacatcatcgtaacatAATATTGCAGGACGTAACAGATGTATTTGATAATCTTCGTTACTCTAGAAAAGCTACATGTACTACTAGTTTTGGGATGTTGTATATCTATTTTGGGTTGTTGGCTTGGTATAGAAATTTTCGATTCATGTTTAATAATTAACTGGTTTATATATGTTAATAACGCActatatgttaggcttacctaatccaAAAGATTAGGTGTCATGACGACTCCTaaagagggattttgggtcgtgacactatggCACAATCAACATGTGAGATAATGTAGATACACCATAACTTTTAATTGAAATAGGGTTGAAGAATCCTACTCCATCAAAGCTCTAGTGTGATAATCAAATTGCACTTAATATTGCCTCAAATTCAGTGTATCATGGAAAGAGCCAAACATATTGAAATTGACTGTCATCTTATTCATGAGAAAATTCAGGAGGACTTGATTCCGACTAGCTATGTGAAGACCGGAGAGAAACTAGCTGATGTTTTCATTAAAGCATTGAATGGCACTCAAGTTGATTACCTTGGTAACAAGCTGGGCATGATCAATATATATACTCCGGCTTGAGGGGGGTATTATAAAATGTGTGTAGACTCTTTCTTAGCAGTGTACTGTTATAAAATGAATATAGGCTCTTTCTTAACAATGTACATAAATCATATATAGATAGCAGATTTGTAGGAATCTCTATTATTTGTTTCCTTAGTTAGCACCTGATGtacatgtatttttattgtttacCTCTTGAAATGATAATACAAGTTATTCTCTCCATTCCGTGCATATTTTTGTTTCCAAATGTATATTCAAGAGCAAGTACGGGATTTTTCTTATGGTTTTAAATTTGTACTTAGGAAAATCAAAATTCTCATTGTTAGAATCACTATCCTAGCTTAAAGTGTCCATAGAATTCACACAATCAGAATCCCCTTCTTCATTTGACAACTTCTTTTGAACTTCGGCACTAATAATATCTCTACCACCTTCAACACGTTGCCTTCCAATAACTCGCTTATCAAGCATTGGGTTGAAATCTGATATTTCATTTTCGGAATCCTCAAACTCATCACAACTAGACGAGTTTGACGTTTCAACCATTTTCTCAGTAATTCTAACAATGGCGAAGCTTTGATTTTAGAAGAATTATTTTGGCGCTAAAGCAAAAAGAGGTAATTGGAAAAACGATGTTGGCGCCAAAGCAAAGAGAAGTAATTAGGGATTTTCCCTTTTCCCGcatatatatttttagttttttttcacATTTAGTTTAACAGTATTTTTCACATTTAGTTTAACAACATTTAAGGTTTAGACCATAGTTGTCCATTTTTACAGAGATAAGGGATAATTTTTATTTAGTGATACAGATAAGGGACAAAAACACTACTATaagcatacttaagggactatCTAAGTCTTTTTCTCCAAAAGTTTTAAACCCTCATGATAGAATTATGAGTTCAAATTTACCATCTTGAGGGCATTTAACAAAGGGGTATTATATATCTGGTGGGAAAAATATATCTGCTACTTCAATTTTTTTTGGAGAGTTTAccttataagtttgattcaaccGGTATACTGATTAAAAGATAGGTTGGAGGAGAAGGAATAAATTTTATGCCTAAATTGATTATTCGTGGTGGCAGCGCATACCCAAAGTTGATAAATATGGGGCTCTTTTGCTTTCTGATATGGCTCATATTAGTGGCCTTATTGCTTAGTTAAACTTTTATGTCCTCTGCTCGATAAAAATCATTTCTTTGAATAACATGATGGATTGTTTTAGTTGCCGAAGAATTGGTTTGGTGGTGGCAGGTGGAGAAGGTGaagggagagagagagaaagaagaagctCTCACGCGATCACAAGTAGTGTAATTCACACACTTTGCCATATAAGCAATGTGTGTCTAATAGATACATTTGGACGTATCTAACAGAAACAAGGCATAGTTCAAGTGTCTAAATGAAAAAATGAGACAAGTTCAAGGAGACGCATATGTATTTGGCGTAAATCTTTTTGGGGCCAAatgtaattatttcaaaaattaaaattggaGGAGTATCACAAATGTTGAACGTAATGGCTTGTAATTCGAAAACACCTTTGTGGGAGTTTTGTTCTAGAAGAAACATGTGTTTGTCTGAAGAGCAAAATAATTGTATTTCTTTTGAGGGGGCAAGGGAAGGTGTAGGGGAAAGGAGAAGGAGCTAACAATGAGAATTCAACTCCTATCTACTTCAGGATAAAGCAATCACAGAACCAAAGTTCCCACCATTAAACACAGGCTACAGATTTAATAGCCTTGATTGAGCTGGAGTAGATATACAATCAGCCAAAGATAATTTAACATAGCAGAACTAATAGTTAATTTCAAGAGGTATGGAAAAACaacaaattttcttcttctttcaaaaGTAGGAGGGTGTAAGTCATGCTACACTGCAATCAAGGTCTTAAGCAaataaacttgaaatttcaagatAGAAAATTAATTGAAGCAATTGGAAATTTTTTACATGAAATTACATAGGAGAGTATCTTATATATGGCATTTTCTGATATGAAGGAACCTCATTCCAAGTCTACTATCCCAAAATTTGagagaaggatcttaacttgatCGACAAAGTCAGAACCAGTTGCATATTCAGTTAACATCCCAACAGCAAAACCAAACATCGCCCATCTGTTCAACCAAGATATATCAGTACAAGTTACCACTTATTATGTCAACTGAAAAAGAATCCAAGGTCATATCAAAGTAAAAATATAGTTAGTCAATTTACTATCAGATAAGAAACTATGTTCAAAGCTATATACAATTATCAGTTCATAATGCTCATCCATTTATTCGTCTTACCTCTAACCAATTGATAATAAACAACGGCAAAAGGAAGTTCTACCACAAAACTGTTTTAGAAAGTCAGCTACGTACTCTCAAATCGTTCATTAGTATTATTTGGATGACAATCTTTATTCCTCGTCATTATATAAGGAGGGGAGAAAATATTGATGCTTGATGCAGCATAAACCAACATTTGATGTCCAACTTCCAAGTGAGATGAAGTCTTTCATCATATCCTATTTATATTTTGCTCTTCCGGTGTCTCTTTAAGAAGTATCTAAGTCTAATGTTAAGGACACGAGAGTTATTGTCAATCGATCATCATGCACCTCAAAGTCCTTCCGGTGTTCTGGTATTAGATCCGCTATTTCCTAATGGGTACTGCATTTGAGTTTGTCACAGGAAGACAAAAGTCTTTAAGTTATAAACCTCTCACTCCAACCAGCTTGGCTGCATGCGTGGTTGTACATTCTATTGAGCAAACACACCTGTTTCGTCACTTCAGAATTCCATTGTCTAAATTGGCTAAGAAATATAACCCACCTTAAAGAAAATCAAATCCCAAAGAGCCGGGGAATACATGTCTTAGAAAGCACATCAACTATACACATGTAATGATGATCTTACTGAGCCAGCCAAGATGAGTTGTATAGATTATGTTCCATAAGCAACAATCCTATGCAGCAGCAAGCAGGCAACTAAAGTCACTCGAGTAACCGGTGAAAGTCCTAGAAGCTTCTTTTTAATAGGAGCATTCAAGAAGATTCAGTTGCATGTGTTTCTACGAGGGGTACGCAAGTATATTCTATGACCAAATGTCTCTTTAACGGATTAAATGATAATCAAGTCTAAGTCTCTCAAGGACAAAAACTTAACTAATCCAACTTAAACCAAAACACCAAGTCCTGCTTGTTAATGCCAATTCTTGAACAACTTAGACCAATGACAAAATATGTCATATGTGCTTGATCCTACATATACTATCATAATCATGTAAACTTCTAAACACTACTAAAATATGAATTATTGATATACGACTATACGTTATGAAAAGGTGATGCAGCTAACTTAGAATTAATTCCAATTGAATCTATTTCTAGCCGGATTCTGTTTTGTTGCTCTTTAGTCCAAGTAGATAAGGCAATCGATTTTTTGAGAATCAATTAAGAGTCAATAATACCAAATTATCAGAAGAATAAACTCTTCTCACTCCAGCTTGGTTTCAGACTTCAAATGAACCCATTTCATGATTTTGGAACACTACACCTAGTATATTGTTCTACGAATTCCTAACTTTATATTTTCACATATCAAAAAGGTTATTCAAATTTAGATAAGCAAGTCCTATGAATGAACGTTTATTTCCAAATTGGTTCTCTTTGGTCCTCTCTACACACAGTGTCACTCCtctcaaacaattaagaaatgaAGAAACAAAAAACAATTCTGAATAAAATGGATTCCCCACTCAATTCAACTAATCCAAATTATCTTGAATTATAAATTACCTGCCGTTAGAAATTTCATTTTTGCCAATAAAACCAAAGAAGGGTCCTTGATTAGCTTCCTCAAGCTTCTTCTGCTTGAAGTACTCTTGAAGCTCCTTAGCCTTTTGCCTCTGAAACTCCATGGTAATTACATTCTTGCCATCCACGGCAGCCACTGTCACCTGCTTAGGAGGAGCACTAGGCGGCGGCGGCGAAGATGGTGATGGGGGGACAGGTTTAACAGGGGTAGGTGGCTGCGCCATAGGTCTTCTCAAAGGTCCTTCAGCTCCAGAGCTCCTTATTGTGAGTGCTCTGAAAtgacaagaagaagaaggaggaggaggagttgGGGAAGATGGGTTTTGAATTTTGATGCATgggaaggaagatgatgatgctacTGACATTTTCCTTTGTCGAAGTTTTTGTGTGGATTCTTGAAGAAGAGGAGCGAAAATTAGTGTATGGTTTTAACTGTTTATCAGAAAGTGGAGATTGTATGTGGATAGTGAAAGGTCTTTTGTGGATAGCATGTGGCCAAGTTTCTCATTACAGCTTTACAAGAGATGGTCTATTACCACTAGTACTTCGTATAACAGTCCAAAGTCATCGCCAAAGAAAGGCGGATCCAACTTTTCAAGACCGTGGATGCACCAAATCTCGAATTTATATTTAACGggtttaattttaatttcttaTCTTAAATTTACTATACTTTTGAAATTGTATGTTCAGAATTATAttcttttatgaaattttagcgattttcatatatatatatatatatatatatatatagacagtCCGAAGTGAGATTTATATTGTCAATTGCAGCATCGGAGTCTTTAAGAATGGGTACACacatatatttaaataattttaatgaAATATGGCACTGTTATATATAGTTTAAGGAGAGGAGCATGGGTTCCACGTGAATCCATACCCCTC is a genomic window of Nicotiana tabacum cultivar K326 chromosome 16, ASM71507v2, whole genome shotgun sequence containing:
- the LOC107778137 gene encoding light-harvesting complex-like protein OHP2, chloroplastic, whose amino-acid sequence is MSVASSSSFPCIKIQNPSSPTPPPPSSSCHFRALTIRSSGAEGPLRRPMAQPPTPVKPVPPSPSSPPPPSAPPKQVTVAAVDGKNVITMEFQRQKAKELQEYFKQKKLEEANQGPFFGFIGKNEISNGRWAMFGFAVGMLTEYATGSDFVDQVKILLSNFGIVDLE